One Mya arenaria isolate MELC-2E11 chromosome 5, ASM2691426v1 genomic window carries:
- the LOC128234113 gene encoding E3 ubiquitin-protein ligase Mdm2-like isoform X1 — protein MRRMQNASDVERIRRKTEAETFERGVCWRSLEEKMDFQHFQVETTLSLLSPVGMETRGHSQNSPTHCLVEEEYTISIPLVRPKLELLKVLKSAGATAAVFSKKEIIGYLKNYIIARQLFDVTDPRIVHCEGDQLYNVFGVKQFTIDDVLPLLEKTCTPVQDTCLKRRRHLVSKPLTQPAGPASLTPATITVALTRVPESVQTLSGCHAAVTKVTSPAGVTMGPLTAPVIPEGNSTVKTTGKNLEVSEQRVPSALTECQDNVEHNMAGENEQLPCDSSLISSTTSNRDTQHFDLSQQPEITSGVEPSTVDLPETPKVLNSSAKFKTSCKDTPEVSNVNKRNVRKSSSSSDKVSDSSSAKCCSTSSVQSAITHSNNMDKPKSSKKTRKRKKKKEKKQSLAEPSRKRHQTEPINTASSNNNKSPTQADQPGPSLRRRGTSLSITVGEDQGPEGTSREEGFPWYIRLELDDGSEDDDAESEVLSIQDKETVRVEDSTDDLWFLEEDSVTVEMPSDTDFSVEYDVTSEKTSLLSDSDLSSIKSTEGGFLVVCKESDVEFFADYSDMESHDGDQELSEQDNWTCTECSNVNYPLQRYCGKCWKIRSDWLPKPLGEMGEIRKKSSDAVKSWRLGSGEKIDFYPADTCMKELLLEKSKLLTDSGLGTQPSSQDTVNSSFARENDRKVKNLPDVLSAPDKRKHLTALEKESQDLEPRYSLLNLNMKSGSETSLDSERKSFSRSPDVLGKDLHGVSQTSKVTGGNALDDPCMICLMRPKTASLIHGSSGHQVCCFSCAKRLRRRGKVCPVCRRPIQKVIKNYIL, from the exons GTAGAGACCACATTATCGCTGTTGTCCCCTGTTGGCATGGAAACAAGAGGTCACTCACAGAACTCACCCACACACTGTCTTGTTGAGGAAGAATACACAATCTCCATACCACTG GTTCGACCAAAATTGGAGTTGTTAAAAGTATTGAAATCTGCTGGAGCAACGGCCGCAGTGTTCTCTAAAAAAGAG atCATTGGATACTTGAAGAACTACATAATAGCTCGACAGTTGTTTGACGTCACAGATCCCCGTATTGTGCATTGTGAGGGTGACCAGTTGTACAATGTGTTCGGGGTGAAGCAGTTCACAATAGATGATGTTTT GCCCCTGTTGGAGAAGACATGCACCCCTGTCCAGGATACATGCCTGAAGAGACGACGTCACCTCGTGTCAAAGCCTCTCACCCAACCCGCCGGTCCAGCCTCCCTGACCCCAGCGACCATCACTGTAGCATTGACGCGGGTACCGGAGAGTGTACAAACACTCTCGGGCTGTCATGCTGCGGTTACCAAGGTGACAAGTCCTGCAGGGGTAACCATGGGGCCATTAACAGCCCCTGTGATCCCTGAAGGAAACTCAACAGTAAAGACAACTGGCAAAAACCTAGAAGTATCTGAGCAGAGAGTACCCTCCGCATTGACTGAATGTCAAGATAATGTTGAACATAATATGGCTGGGGAGAATGAGCAGTTGCCATGTGATAGCAGCTTGATATCCAGTACTACCAGCAACAGAGACACTCAG CATTTTGATCTTTCCCAGCAACCAGAAATTACCTCTGGTGTTGAACCATCAACAGTCGATCTTCCAGAGACACCCAAAGTGCTAAATTCTAGTGCCAAATTCAAAACATCTTGTAAAGACACTCCAGAAGtaagtaatgtaaacaaaaggAATGTCCGAAAGTCATCGTCTTCCAGTGACAAAGTGTCGGATTCCTCGAGCGCTAAATGCTGCAGTACAAGCAGTGTTCAGTCCGCCATCACACATAGTAATAACATGGACAAACCAAAGTCTTCAAAAAAGACCAGGAaaaggaagaagaagaaag AAAAAAAGCAATCGTTGGCCGAGCCTTCCAGAAAACGGCACCAAACAGAACCAATCAACACAGCGTCTTCCAACAATAACAAATCCCCCACACAAGCTGACCAACCTGGCCCCTCCCTCCGTAGGCGTGGCACATCATTAAGCATCACAGTGGGAGAGGATCAAGGGCCTGAAGGGACCTCAAGGGAGGAGGGTTTTCCATGGTACATCAGGCTGGAGCTGGATGATGGCAGCGAGGATGATGATGCAGAAAGCGAGGTTCTGAGTATACAG GATAAGGAGACTGTGCGTGTTGAGGACTCCACTGACGACCTCTGGTTCCTGGAAGAAGACAGCGTTACTGTGGAGATGCCCTCAGATACTGACTTCTCCGTGGAATACGATGTCACCTCAGAGAAAACATCACTCTTGTCAGACTCTGATTTGAGCTCGATTAAGTCAACAGAG GGCGGGTTTTTGGTGGTGTGCAAGGAGAGTGACGTAGAGTTCTTTGCCGACTACAGTGACATGGAGAGCCACGACGGTGACCAGGAACTCTCTGAACAG GACAACTGGACGTGTACTGAATGCAGCAATGTGAACTACCCGCTCCAGAGATACTGCGGAAAGTGTTGGAAAATCAGGAGTGATTGGTTACCCAAACCCCTGGGAGAAATGGGTGAAATACGCAAAAAATCTAGTGATGCAGTGAAGTCTTGGAGGTTAGGCAGTGGCGAAAAGATAGATTTTTACCCTGCTGATACTTGTATGAAGGAGTTATTGCTTGAAAAAAGTAAGCTTTTGACTGACTCAGGGTTAGGTACACAGCCTTCCAGTCAAGACACTGTTAACTCGTCATTTGCTAGAGAAAATGACAGGAAAGTGAAGAATTTACCTGATGTGTTGTCTGCTCCTGACAAAAGGAAACATTTGACGGCTTTGGAAAAAGAGTCTCAGGATTTAGAGCCTAGATACTCGCTTCTTAATCTGAATATGAAGAGTGGATCTGAAACATCGCTAGACTCTGAAAGGAAGAGTTTTAGTAGGTCACCCGATGTTCTTGGTAAAGACTTGCATGGGGTTTCCCAAACTTCAAAGGTGACTGGCGGTAATGCTCTTGACGACCcctgcatgatttgtttgatgCGTCCTAAGACTGCAAGCCTGATTCATGGGTCATCAGGTCATCAAGTCTGCTGTTTTTCGTGTGCCAAACGCCTACGAAGACGTGGGAAAGTGTGTCCGGTGTGCCGCAGGCCTattcaaaaagtgataaaaaactatattttataa
- the LOC128234113 gene encoding E3 ubiquitin-protein ligase Mdm2-like isoform X2, protein METRGHSQNSPTHCLVEEEYTISIPLVRPKLELLKVLKSAGATAAVFSKKEIIGYLKNYIIARQLFDVTDPRIVHCEGDQLYNVFGVKQFTIDDVLPLLEKTCTPVQDTCLKRRRHLVSKPLTQPAGPASLTPATITVALTRVPESVQTLSGCHAAVTKVTSPAGVTMGPLTAPVIPEGNSTVKTTGKNLEVSEQRVPSALTECQDNVEHNMAGENEQLPCDSSLISSTTSNRDTQHFDLSQQPEITSGVEPSTVDLPETPKVLNSSAKFKTSCKDTPEVSNVNKRNVRKSSSSSDKVSDSSSAKCCSTSSVQSAITHSNNMDKPKSSKKTRKRKKKKEKKQSLAEPSRKRHQTEPINTASSNNNKSPTQADQPGPSLRRRGTSLSITVGEDQGPEGTSREEGFPWYIRLELDDGSEDDDAESEVLSIQDKETVRVEDSTDDLWFLEEDSVTVEMPSDTDFSVEYDVTSEKTSLLSDSDLSSIKSTEGGFLVVCKESDVEFFADYSDMESHDGDQELSEQDNWTCTECSNVNYPLQRYCGKCWKIRSDWLPKPLGEMGEIRKKSSDAVKSWRLGSGEKIDFYPADTCMKELLLEKSKLLTDSGLGTQPSSQDTVNSSFARENDRKVKNLPDVLSAPDKRKHLTALEKESQDLEPRYSLLNLNMKSGSETSLDSERKSFSRSPDVLGKDLHGVSQTSKVTGGNALDDPCMICLMRPKTASLIHGSSGHQVCCFSCAKRLRRRGKVCPVCRRPIQKVIKNYIL, encoded by the exons ATGGAAACAAGAGGTCACTCACAGAACTCACCCACACACTGTCTTGTTGAGGAAGAATACACAATCTCCATACCACTG GTTCGACCAAAATTGGAGTTGTTAAAAGTATTGAAATCTGCTGGAGCAACGGCCGCAGTGTTCTCTAAAAAAGAG atCATTGGATACTTGAAGAACTACATAATAGCTCGACAGTTGTTTGACGTCACAGATCCCCGTATTGTGCATTGTGAGGGTGACCAGTTGTACAATGTGTTCGGGGTGAAGCAGTTCACAATAGATGATGTTTT GCCCCTGTTGGAGAAGACATGCACCCCTGTCCAGGATACATGCCTGAAGAGACGACGTCACCTCGTGTCAAAGCCTCTCACCCAACCCGCCGGTCCAGCCTCCCTGACCCCAGCGACCATCACTGTAGCATTGACGCGGGTACCGGAGAGTGTACAAACACTCTCGGGCTGTCATGCTGCGGTTACCAAGGTGACAAGTCCTGCAGGGGTAACCATGGGGCCATTAACAGCCCCTGTGATCCCTGAAGGAAACTCAACAGTAAAGACAACTGGCAAAAACCTAGAAGTATCTGAGCAGAGAGTACCCTCCGCATTGACTGAATGTCAAGATAATGTTGAACATAATATGGCTGGGGAGAATGAGCAGTTGCCATGTGATAGCAGCTTGATATCCAGTACTACCAGCAACAGAGACACTCAG CATTTTGATCTTTCCCAGCAACCAGAAATTACCTCTGGTGTTGAACCATCAACAGTCGATCTTCCAGAGACACCCAAAGTGCTAAATTCTAGTGCCAAATTCAAAACATCTTGTAAAGACACTCCAGAAGtaagtaatgtaaacaaaaggAATGTCCGAAAGTCATCGTCTTCCAGTGACAAAGTGTCGGATTCCTCGAGCGCTAAATGCTGCAGTACAAGCAGTGTTCAGTCCGCCATCACACATAGTAATAACATGGACAAACCAAAGTCTTCAAAAAAGACCAGGAaaaggaagaagaagaaag AAAAAAAGCAATCGTTGGCCGAGCCTTCCAGAAAACGGCACCAAACAGAACCAATCAACACAGCGTCTTCCAACAATAACAAATCCCCCACACAAGCTGACCAACCTGGCCCCTCCCTCCGTAGGCGTGGCACATCATTAAGCATCACAGTGGGAGAGGATCAAGGGCCTGAAGGGACCTCAAGGGAGGAGGGTTTTCCATGGTACATCAGGCTGGAGCTGGATGATGGCAGCGAGGATGATGATGCAGAAAGCGAGGTTCTGAGTATACAG GATAAGGAGACTGTGCGTGTTGAGGACTCCACTGACGACCTCTGGTTCCTGGAAGAAGACAGCGTTACTGTGGAGATGCCCTCAGATACTGACTTCTCCGTGGAATACGATGTCACCTCAGAGAAAACATCACTCTTGTCAGACTCTGATTTGAGCTCGATTAAGTCAACAGAG GGCGGGTTTTTGGTGGTGTGCAAGGAGAGTGACGTAGAGTTCTTTGCCGACTACAGTGACATGGAGAGCCACGACGGTGACCAGGAACTCTCTGAACAG GACAACTGGACGTGTACTGAATGCAGCAATGTGAACTACCCGCTCCAGAGATACTGCGGAAAGTGTTGGAAAATCAGGAGTGATTGGTTACCCAAACCCCTGGGAGAAATGGGTGAAATACGCAAAAAATCTAGTGATGCAGTGAAGTCTTGGAGGTTAGGCAGTGGCGAAAAGATAGATTTTTACCCTGCTGATACTTGTATGAAGGAGTTATTGCTTGAAAAAAGTAAGCTTTTGACTGACTCAGGGTTAGGTACACAGCCTTCCAGTCAAGACACTGTTAACTCGTCATTTGCTAGAGAAAATGACAGGAAAGTGAAGAATTTACCTGATGTGTTGTCTGCTCCTGACAAAAGGAAACATTTGACGGCTTTGGAAAAAGAGTCTCAGGATTTAGAGCCTAGATACTCGCTTCTTAATCTGAATATGAAGAGTGGATCTGAAACATCGCTAGACTCTGAAAGGAAGAGTTTTAGTAGGTCACCCGATGTTCTTGGTAAAGACTTGCATGGGGTTTCCCAAACTTCAAAGGTGACTGGCGGTAATGCTCTTGACGACCcctgcatgatttgtttgatgCGTCCTAAGACTGCAAGCCTGATTCATGGGTCATCAGGTCATCAAGTCTGCTGTTTTTCGTGTGCCAAACGCCTACGAAGACGTGGGAAAGTGTGTCCGGTGTGCCGCAGGCCTattcaaaaagtgataaaaaactatattttataa